Proteins found in one Vallitalea guaymasensis genomic segment:
- a CDS encoding YihY/virulence factor BrkB family protein, whose amino-acid sequence MNFKKAIVFVNLFKRIQSDDITAWASKLTFYILLSIFPFILFLMQILSYTSLSDVDVLYQFKDIFPDEIFGVIGFITTDIEKNQSDTLLSIALIATIWAASKGIMAIITSLNKAYREKETRSYIFLRLMSFIYTIAFAIVLILTFLLIIFWNKLLNLAFSYIYLPTGLEGIIDFIRILFAMVLLFFFFILLYNASPNKKITFKEVVPGAILSTIGWLAMSFIFSFYIDKIGNFSYMYGSLASIIILLIWLYLCSIIILVGGELNAIYFEKNK is encoded by the coding sequence ATGAATTTTAAAAAAGCCATTGTATTCGTTAATTTATTCAAGAGAATACAATCAGATGATATTACAGCTTGGGCTTCAAAACTCACTTTTTATATACTGTTGTCCATTTTTCCTTTTATACTATTTCTTATGCAGATACTTAGTTATACATCCTTATCAGATGTGGATGTCCTTTATCAATTCAAAGACATCTTTCCTGATGAGATTTTTGGTGTTATAGGATTCATTACTACAGATATTGAAAAAAACCAAAGCGATACATTATTGTCCATTGCACTTATTGCGACTATCTGGGCTGCATCAAAAGGTATAATGGCGATAATAACCAGTCTTAATAAAGCATATAGAGAAAAAGAAACTCGTTCATATATCTTTTTAAGATTGATGTCATTTATATATACTATAGCTTTTGCAATAGTATTGATTCTAACTTTCTTGTTAATTATATTTTGGAATAAGCTACTTAACCTAGCGTTTTCATATATATATCTTCCCACAGGGTTAGAAGGAATAATTGACTTCATCAGAATACTTTTTGCTATGGTACTTCTATTCTTCTTTTTTATACTGTTGTATAATGCGTCACCAAATAAAAAGATAACTTTCAAAGAAGTAGTACCAGGAGCTATACTCTCTACAATCGGTTGGTTAGCTATGTCATTTATCTTTTCATTCTATATTGATAAAATAGGTAACTTCTCTTATATGTACGGAAGTCTAGCGAGTATAATTATACTATTAATATGGTTATACCTATGTAGTATAATAATATTAGTCGGTGGTGAACTTAACGCCATCTACTTTGAAAAAAACAAATAA
- a CDS encoding AraC family transcriptional regulator has product MANQLVDLKFSSSSSFVINRRVQLDYFLPHKHDFVEFYYVYQGTGSEKLNGKEYIIEPGTFCVVLPYQVHQLSTDKSNTVSLINGEISLDSIYDTDSATSDLYELLFTDLPAITYLNKKTSLIIEDILKQLLQEQTNFYIYKNKMIKAKLIELFIIVNRFRHNLDSSSEKGISSKTSINNNSNKLIWEIIYYVHSHYQENITLEKLSNIFHLSKPYISSQFKKQFGQNFISFLNEVRIKNACVLILSTDLSITEIAFTSGFKSYCSFTRTFHQIKGMSPSKFKQANLSLKC; this is encoded by the coding sequence ATGGCTAATCAATTAGTTGATTTAAAATTCAGCAGTTCAAGTTCATTTGTAATCAATAGAAGAGTCCAATTAGATTATTTTCTACCACATAAGCATGATTTTGTAGAATTCTACTATGTATATCAAGGAACTGGCAGTGAAAAACTTAATGGTAAAGAATATATCATAGAACCAGGAACCTTCTGCGTTGTTCTCCCTTACCAAGTTCACCAACTATCAACAGATAAGAGTAATACTGTTTCCCTTATCAATGGAGAAATATCCTTGGACTCAATATATGATACTGATTCAGCAACATCAGATTTATATGAACTATTGTTCACAGATTTACCTGCCATAACATACCTTAATAAAAAAACCTCATTAATCATTGAAGATATATTGAAACAATTACTACAAGAACAAACTAACTTTTACATATACAAAAACAAAATGATCAAAGCAAAATTAATTGAATTATTTATTATAGTTAATCGCTTTCGTCATAATCTTGATAGTTCCTCAGAAAAAGGCATAAGTTCCAAGACTTCAATCAATAATAATTCCAATAAACTTATATGGGAAATTATTTATTATGTACATTCACACTATCAAGAAAATATAACATTAGAAAAATTATCTAATATATTTCATTTGAGTAAACCTTATATTAGTAGTCAATTCAAAAAACAGTTTGGTCAGAATTTCATATCTTTTTTGAATGAGGTTAGAATCAAAAATGCTTGTGTGTTGATACTGTCAACTGATCTATCAATAACTGAAATAGCTTTTACTTCTGGTTTTAAGTCATATTGTTCTTTTACCCGGACATTTCATCAGATAAAAGGTATGTCTCCTAGTAAATTTAAACAGGCTAATTTATCCTTGAAATGTTAA